The Geobacillus stearothermophilus ATCC 12980 genome contains a region encoding:
- the pdaB gene encoding polysaccharide deacetylase family sporulation protein PdaB: MFYALNGRTLKKALIIICSAFFTAFILYAYEMNRPVFSLSSGPKAVYKVDNDRDEVALTFDISWGDENAEKILDVLKQHGIKNATFFLSASWAERHPSVVKRIKEEGHEIGSMGYNFVNYAELENAKIRQDLMMAAKVFDMLGVKNVELLRPPGGNFNKKVLKLAESLGYTVVHWSVDSKDWLNPGTEQIVANVTSDLEPGDIVLLHASDSAKQTAKALPKIIAAMKENGYKNASLSELLANGEAESKGID, translated from the coding sequence ATGTTTTACGCACTAAATGGGCGGACATTGAAAAAAGCTCTCATTATTATTTGTTCTGCTTTTTTCACTGCGTTCATCCTATACGCTTATGAAATGAACCGACCCGTGTTTTCGCTTTCCTCTGGGCCTAAGGCCGTGTACAAGGTGGACAATGACCGCGATGAGGTGGCATTGACGTTTGACATTAGCTGGGGGGATGAGAACGCGGAAAAAATTTTGGACGTATTGAAGCAACACGGGATTAAAAACGCAACCTTTTTTTTATCAGCCTCATGGGCTGAACGCCATCCGTCCGTCGTAAAGCGGATCAAAGAGGAAGGGCATGAAATCGGCAGCATGGGGTATAATTTTGTCAATTATGCAGAACTCGAGAACGCTAAAATCCGCCAAGATTTAATGATGGCGGCGAAAGTGTTCGACATGTTAGGTGTGAAAAACGTCGAGTTGCTGCGCCCCCCGGGAGGGAATTTTAACAAAAAGGTGCTAAAACTTGCGGAGTCTCTCGGCTATACGGTTGTGCATTGGAGCGTTGACTCGAAGGACTGGCTGAATCCCGGCACAGAGCAAATTGTCGCCAACGTTACAAGCGATTTGGAGCCGGGCGATATTGTGCTCCTTCACGCGTCCGACTCGGCCAAACAAACGGCAAAGGCGCTGCCGAAAATTATTGCAGCCATGAAAGAAAACGGCTATAAAAACGCCAGCCTCTCTGAGCTGCTGGCCAACGGTGAAGCAGAAAGCAAAGGGATCGACTAA